A genome region from Streptomyces xanthophaeus includes the following:
- a CDS encoding response regulator transcription factor, with protein sequence MSSLLLLTNALQPSTEVLPALGLLLHNVRVAPAEGPALVDTPGADVILVDGRRDLPQVRSLCQLLRSTGPGCPLILVVTEGGLAAVTADWGIDDVLLDTAGPAEVEARLRLATGRQQLGSDDSPMEIRNGDLSVDEATYSAKLKGRVLDLTFKEFELLKYLAQHPGRVFTRAQLLQEVWGYDYFGGTRTVDVHVRRLRAKLGPEHESLIGTVRNVGYRFVTPEKVERAAAEAAAQAAAKAAAQAAERTAPQTAAQTTAQQASSVT encoded by the coding sequence GTGAGCTCACTCCTGCTGCTCACCAACGCCCTGCAGCCGTCCACCGAGGTGCTGCCCGCACTCGGCCTGCTGCTGCACAACGTCCGGGTCGCCCCGGCCGAGGGCCCCGCCCTGGTGGACACCCCGGGAGCCGATGTCATCCTCGTGGACGGCCGCCGCGACCTGCCGCAGGTGCGGTCGCTGTGCCAGCTGCTCCGCTCCACCGGACCCGGCTGTCCGCTGATCCTGGTCGTCACCGAGGGCGGCCTGGCGGCCGTCACCGCCGACTGGGGCATCGACGACGTCCTCCTGGACACCGCGGGTCCGGCCGAGGTCGAGGCGCGGCTGCGCCTGGCCACCGGCCGTCAGCAGCTGGGCTCGGACGACTCCCCGATGGAGATCCGCAACGGCGACCTGTCGGTGGACGAGGCCACGTACTCCGCCAAGCTCAAGGGGCGGGTGCTGGACCTCACCTTCAAGGAGTTCGAGCTGCTCAAGTACCTCGCCCAGCACCCGGGCCGGGTCTTCACCCGCGCCCAGCTGCTCCAGGAGGTGTGGGGCTACGACTACTTCGGCGGCACCCGGACCGTCGACGTGCACGTGCGGCGGCTGCGCGCGAAGCTCGGCCCCGAGCACGAGTCCCTGATCGGCACGGTACGCAACGTCGGCTACCGCTTCGTCACGCCGGAGAAGGTCGAGCGGGCGGCGGCGGAAGCGGCGGCCCAGGCGGCGGCCAAGGCCGCGGCCCAGGCCGCCGAGCGGACGGCACCGCAGACGGCCGCGCAGACCACCGCGCAGCAGGCTTCGTCCGTCACCTGA
- a CDS encoding MoaD/ThiS family protein, with translation MATGTIRYWAAAKAAAKTAEEPYSAGTLAEALDAVRERHPGELTRVLLRCSFLVNDEPVGKRPHDSVPLTEGGTVEVLPPFAGG, from the coding sequence GTGGCAACCGGAACCATCCGCTACTGGGCGGCGGCCAAGGCCGCGGCCAAGACGGCGGAGGAGCCGTACTCGGCGGGCACACTGGCCGAGGCGCTCGACGCCGTGCGGGAGCGCCACCCCGGGGAGCTGACCCGGGTGCTGCTGCGCTGCTCCTTCCTCGTGAACGACGAGCCTGTGGGCAAGCGCCCGCATGATTCCGTCCCGCTGACCGAGGGGGGCACCGTCGAGGTGCTCCCGCCGTTCGCGGGCGGGTGA